Proteins found in one Micromonospora sp. WMMD1082 genomic segment:
- a CDS encoding alpha/beta hydrolase, whose protein sequence is MRALLMKILKRLRPRSRWVRFALAGVVLVALVVAFALRTPAPVGHWDSAEGQDRYRRAYAAAFADLPAPAESIDVRTDFGIVRVYRFAGSGDAGAPLVLLPGTASASPVWADNLPLLLRIGDVYTIDLLGEPGMSVQERPIESDGDQAEWLHQALRTLPAERFHLVGLSIGGWTAVNLVLHRPDRVASLTVIDPVHVFAGMPLGTVVRSIPAALPWLPRSWRDSFNSYTAGGAPVEEEPVADMIEAGMQHYRLRLPQPTRISEERLGGLHLPVLAIIAGESVMHDSQSATETAGRALPRGTVRLYPGASHAVNGEQPERIADDIATFIAENP, encoded by the coding sequence GTGCGTGCCTTGCTGATGAAGATTCTGAAGCGGCTGCGCCCTCGCTCGCGCTGGGTACGGTTCGCCCTGGCCGGAGTGGTCCTCGTCGCGCTCGTCGTCGCCTTCGCGCTGCGTACCCCGGCTCCGGTCGGGCATTGGGACAGCGCCGAGGGCCAGGACCGATACCGGCGCGCCTACGCCGCCGCCTTCGCCGACCTGCCCGCCCCGGCGGAGAGCATCGACGTACGCACCGACTTCGGCATCGTGCGCGTCTACCGCTTTGCCGGCAGCGGCGACGCCGGCGCGCCGCTGGTGCTGCTCCCGGGAACCGCCTCGGCCTCGCCGGTGTGGGCCGACAATCTGCCTTTGCTGTTGAGAATCGGTGACGTCTACACGATCGACCTGCTCGGCGAGCCGGGCATGAGCGTGCAGGAGCGCCCGATCGAGAGCGACGGGGACCAGGCCGAGTGGCTGCACCAGGCGCTACGGACGCTACCGGCAGAGAGGTTCCACCTCGTCGGCCTGTCGATCGGTGGGTGGACCGCGGTCAACCTCGTCCTGCATCGGCCGGATCGCGTCGCGTCGTTGACCGTCATCGACCCGGTACACGTCTTCGCCGGCATGCCGCTCGGCACCGTCGTACGCTCGATCCCCGCCGCGCTGCCGTGGCTGCCACGATCCTGGCGGGACAGCTTCAACTCCTACACCGCCGGCGGCGCCCCGGTCGAGGAGGAGCCGGTCGCCGACATGATCGAAGCCGGTATGCAGCACTACCGGCTCCGGCTGCCGCAGCCCACCAGGATCAGCGAGGAACGACTCGGCGGGCTGCACCTGCCGGTCCTGGCCATCATCGCCGGAGAGTCGGTCATGCACGATTCGCAGTCGGCCACCGAGACCGCCGGACGGGCCCTGCCACGCGGCACCGTCCGGCTCTACCCGGGTGCCTCCCACGCGGTCAACGGTGAGCAGCCCGAGCGGATCGCCGACGACATTGCCACGTTCATCGCCGAGAACCCGTGA
- a CDS encoding zinc-dependent alcohol dehydrogenase family protein, translated as MFDEFGGPDVMHVVEEPVVQPAAGEVRIRIEAFAVNPLDQMMRSGAFPAIVPLPHARIGVEGTGVVDALGPETTGLEIGDPVILTAVPDASVRGSYAEYTTVPASRVIARPAGLAIAEAAAIWVAYSTAYGALVEKARMRPGDHVLITAASGGVGRAAMQIANQIGAVPIAITRQAAKQDDLLAAGATAVIATDHEDVADAVRHHTGGIGADVVLDLVMGPGQQDLVKAARPGGTLVAAGFLDPQPTPFPGNTPLTIFSYRSFEHTLDTIVVKRMAAFLNAGVRLGALRPAIDRTFALDDVVEAHRHLEKGLHAGKKIVVTGSRR; from the coding sequence GTGTTCGACGAGTTCGGCGGGCCGGATGTCATGCACGTCGTCGAGGAGCCGGTCGTCCAGCCCGCAGCCGGCGAGGTACGGATCAGGATCGAAGCGTTTGCCGTCAACCCGCTCGACCAGATGATGCGTTCCGGCGCCTTTCCGGCAATCGTTCCCCTGCCACACGCTCGCATCGGCGTCGAGGGAACCGGTGTCGTCGACGCGCTGGGCCCCGAGACCACCGGGCTGGAGATCGGCGATCCGGTCATCCTCACGGCCGTTCCGGACGCGAGCGTCAGGGGCAGCTACGCCGAATACACCACGGTCCCCGCGAGCCGGGTCATCGCCCGGCCAGCCGGGCTCGCGATTGCGGAGGCGGCGGCGATCTGGGTCGCGTACTCCACTGCTTACGGCGCGCTCGTCGAGAAGGCGAGGATGCGGCCCGGCGACCACGTCCTCATCACCGCCGCGTCCGGCGGCGTCGGCCGGGCGGCGATGCAGATCGCCAATCAGATCGGCGCCGTGCCCATCGCCATCACTCGACAGGCGGCGAAGCAGGACGACCTGCTCGCCGCCGGGGCCACCGCGGTCATCGCCACCGACCATGAGGACGTCGCCGACGCCGTCCGCCACCACACCGGCGGCATCGGCGCCGACGTCGTCCTCGACCTCGTCATGGGCCCCGGCCAGCAGGATCTCGTGAAGGCAGCCCGCCCCGGCGGAACACTGGTCGCCGCAGGTTTCCTGGACCCTCAGCCCACACCCTTCCCGGGAAACACGCCGCTCACGATCTTCAGCTACCGGAGCTTCGAGCACACCCTCGACACCATCGTGGTGAAGCGCATGGCGGCCTTCCTGAACGCCGGTGTACGCCTCGGTGCACTGCGGCCCGCCATCGACCGGACGTTCGCCCTCGACGATGTCGTCGAGGCACACCGCCACCTGGAGAAAGGGCTCCATGCCGGAAAGAAGATCGTCGTCACGGGTTCTCGGCGATGA
- a CDS encoding helix-turn-helix domain-containing protein has product MQNAAGPAFLADCPTRLAVEIISDKWAVLVLFGLSQRPRRHGELVDLIGGISRKVLTQTLRRLQQYGLVERHAEAPRRVEYDLTDLGRTLVEPIEVLTSWARDYGGAIADFQEAAEAAASAPDRTAG; this is encoded by the coding sequence ATGCAGAACGCGGCTGGACCAGCCTTCCTCGCCGACTGCCCCACGCGCCTGGCGGTCGAGATCATCTCCGACAAATGGGCCGTGCTCGTGCTCTTCGGGCTCAGCCAGCGGCCTCGCAGGCACGGTGAACTCGTGGACCTCATCGGCGGCATCTCGCGCAAGGTCCTCACCCAGACGCTGCGCCGGCTCCAGCAGTACGGTCTGGTCGAACGTCATGCCGAAGCGCCACGGCGGGTCGAGTACGACCTCACCGACCTCGGCCGGACCCTCGTCGAACCCATCGAGGTCCTAACGAGCTGGGCGAGGGACTACGGCGGGGCCATCGCCGACTTCCAGGAGGCGGCGGAAGCCGCTGCTTCTGCCCCGGATCGCACCGCGGGTTGA
- a CDS encoding MerR family transcriptional regulator: MAEHLTVGRVAELAGVTVRTLHHYDEIGLLRPSTRTAAGHRAYSAGDLERLREVLAYRRLGFGLREITALVDDPTIDAVAHLHRLRGLLSEQRDRTAAMVTAIDRELQARAMGIRMTPEEQLTMFGAQLYESIGSAYPATRRTELRIAARVWDALGDARTVLNVGAGTGSYEPPDRDVTAVEPSAVMRAQRPAGAAPCVAAAAENLPFEDQSFDAAMAFSTVHHWHDPIAGLREMRRVARRVVVFTHDASVTGWRHRFWLTRDYLPEVSGLVTDRPSVDRLAHAIGARMEPVLIPSDCADGFFEAYWRRPEAYLDDHVRRAVSVWTRVGPQAEQRAVDKLREDLSSGRWAERNRELAALDAAELGLRLLIA, encoded by the coding sequence ATGGCGGAGCACCTGACCGTGGGACGGGTGGCCGAGTTGGCCGGGGTAACCGTTCGCACGCTGCACCACTATGACGAGATCGGCCTCCTGCGGCCGTCCACGCGGACCGCAGCTGGGCACCGGGCCTACTCCGCGGGCGATCTGGAGCGCCTGCGGGAGGTGCTCGCCTACCGGCGGCTGGGTTTCGGACTGCGCGAGATCACGGCTCTCGTTGACGACCCGACCATCGACGCGGTCGCACATCTGCACCGGCTGCGCGGTCTGCTGTCGGAACAGCGCGACCGAACTGCAGCCATGGTGACGGCGATAGACAGGGAACTTCAGGCGCGGGCGATGGGGATCAGGATGACACCGGAGGAACAACTGACAATGTTCGGCGCGCAGTTGTACGAATCCATCGGATCCGCGTACCCGGCGACGCGGCGCACCGAGCTGCGGATCGCCGCGCGCGTCTGGGATGCCCTCGGCGACGCACGGACCGTACTGAACGTCGGGGCCGGCACCGGCTCCTACGAACCACCCGACCGTGATGTCACGGCGGTAGAACCGTCGGCGGTCATGCGGGCACAGCGTCCCGCAGGCGCGGCGCCGTGCGTGGCCGCCGCCGCGGAGAACCTGCCGTTCGAGGACCAGTCCTTCGACGCCGCGATGGCCTTCAGCACCGTCCATCACTGGCACGATCCGATCGCCGGGCTGCGCGAGATGCGGCGTGTGGCCCGCCGCGTGGTGGTGTTCACCCACGATGCCAGTGTCACTGGCTGGCGTCACCGGTTCTGGCTAACCCGCGACTACCTGCCCGAGGTCTCCGGTCTGGTAACCGACCGCCCCTCGGTGGACCGGCTGGCCCACGCGATCGGAGCCCGCATGGAGCCGGTGCTCATCCCGTCGGACTGCGCTGACGGCTTCTTCGAGGCGTACTGGCGCCGACCCGAGGCGTACCTGGACGATCATGTGCGCCGCGCGGTATCGGTCTGGACCAGAGTCGGGCCGCAGGCCGAGCAACGGGCAGTAGACAAACTCCGCGAAGACCTTTCCTCCGGCCGGTGGGCCGAACGCAACCGCGAACTCGCTGCCCTCGACGCGGCAGAACTCGGCCTCCGTCTCCTCATAGCCTGA
- a CDS encoding DUF397 domain-containing protein, which yields MSDPQQFTNTTNPRFTNWVKAPQSGGNEGCVYVAGAGDGSGDVAVADSKAGPEAPVQVFNRTEWTAFLAGAKSGAFDHI from the coding sequence ATGTCCGACCCGCAGCAGTTCACCAACACGACGAACCCCCGCTTCACCAACTGGGTGAAGGCTCCCCAGTCAGGGGGGAACGAAGGTTGCGTCTACGTCGCAGGCGCCGGCGACGGATCCGGCGACGTGGCCGTGGCCGATAGCAAGGCCGGCCCGGAGGCGCCGGTCCAGGTGTTCAACCGGACGGAGTGGACGGCGTTCCTGGCCGGGGCCAAGAGCGGTGCGTTCGACCACATCTGA
- a CDS encoding helix-turn-helix transcriptional regulator: MTPNPLARRRQLASSLHALRTERGYNHAELSRRSGVSASVISRTESPLGDVHRKPNLLSVRRLLDALEVPRGSTLWTQVEGYAEDAAGAGWWEAPTYAHMGDGQRTYALVEAGASRVWEYAGLLLPGIVQTAEYARHRVLAVTSDGPASNPEAIVAGRLERHRQLIEAGKAEYQLVLEEQAVRRHPVPPAVMLEQLRRLLALMDDAISVRIVPVDARLGDGYAPRAPFAHTSYPDLDDPPIVVVDNVTRALLVTDPDEVSGYARLHQRLRDAALPDADSAAYIRDVAAELAAAT; encoded by the coding sequence GTGACCCCCAACCCACTCGCCAGGCGGCGGCAGCTCGCCAGCTCCCTGCACGCGCTGCGCACCGAGCGCGGCTACAACCACGCCGAACTCAGCCGCCGCAGCGGCGTCAGCGCGAGCGTCATCTCCCGTACGGAGTCTCCCCTCGGCGACGTGCACCGAAAGCCGAATCTGCTGTCCGTGCGCCGCCTGCTCGACGCCCTGGAGGTGCCTCGCGGCAGCACCCTGTGGACTCAGGTCGAGGGGTACGCCGAGGACGCCGCTGGCGCCGGGTGGTGGGAGGCGCCGACGTACGCGCACATGGGTGACGGACAGCGCACCTACGCCCTGGTCGAGGCCGGCGCCTCCAGGGTCTGGGAGTACGCCGGGCTACTCCTGCCAGGCATCGTGCAGACCGCCGAGTACGCACGGCACCGGGTCTTGGCGGTGACCAGCGATGGCCCGGCGAGCAACCCAGAGGCGATCGTCGCTGGCCGACTGGAGCGGCACCGGCAGCTCATCGAGGCCGGAAAGGCCGAGTACCAGCTCGTGCTCGAAGAGCAGGCAGTACGGCGGCATCCCGTGCCGCCCGCGGTGATGCTGGAGCAGCTGCGGCGCCTCCTGGCCCTGATGGACGACGCGATCAGCGTGCGGATCGTGCCGGTCGACGCCCGCCTCGGCGACGGGTACGCGCCGAGGGCTCCATTCGCGCACACCAGCTACCCCGACCTGGACGATCCGCCGATCGTCGTCGTCGACAACGTGACCCGTGCACTGCTCGTCACGGATCCGGACGAGGTGTCGGGGTACGCGCGGCTGCACCAGCGGCTGCGCGACGCCGCACTGCCTGACGCGGACAGTGCGGCGTACATCCGCGATGTGGCGGCCGAGCTGGCCGCCGCGACCTAA